The Cardiocondyla obscurior isolate alpha-2009 linkage group LG25, Cobs3.1, whole genome shotgun sequence genome has a segment encoding these proteins:
- the LOC139111746 gene encoding DNA helicase MCM9 isoform X2 translates to MFENYLLKHHAKDLEDILNAGENHLFYSIHVNFVSLFQADSETAQKVLHNPKHYLPLFNEAAVKAQKQLCKSEQVVKTRVHIRISAVPLKIDIGKIGELVLTSGIVVRVSQPTVMKLKKRFICKKCKHINAVKLEWEKQTFRSIKHCEACRSESLTVSTSLEQDDCSDYQEIRIQDKYKTDTRSYYSVGLQVVLLDDLVDKCKPGDKIDVSGIIIRKWGKLKAGHRAEATTFLMANSISVCKKITDAFSTAEIKDTFTAYWEHYQNNMLSGRNNILASICPQLYGMYISKLALAVVMCGGVSKTNESGTRIRGEPHLLLVGDPGTGKSQLLRVASRLATRSVFTTGVGSTAAGLTAAAVKDSDGWHLEAGALVLADGAINPNGGCFTGEEWNTCLGNPLLSRFDLILLLRDTRNLEWDKLTSSHILKIACEDEENNSYSEMYKDPWNLMGLWSEETLREYFAHVRALKPVLTEEAKKILSATYLYHRSDPRRKPERTTVRLLDSLIRLAEGHAKLMYRNKVEVIDAVTAAELVGTTLLNNSDADCSFPIDPIVTYQLKAKDLLKKLNLLELESCI, encoded by the exons ATGTTTGAAAATTATCTTTTGAAGCACCACGCGAAAGACTTGGAAGATATATTGAATGCCGGAGAAAATCATTTATTCTATTCGATACATGTAAA cTTTGTCTCTTTGTTCCAAGCTGATTCGGAAACTGCACAAAAAGTTTTGCACAATCCCAAGCACTATTTACCACTGTTCAATGAGGCAGCAGTTAAGGCTCAGAAGCAACTATGTAAATCAGAGCAAGTAGTTAAAACCAGA GTTCACATTAGAATTAGCGCAGTGCCATTGAAAATTGACATTGGAAAAATTGGCGAGTTAGTTTTGACATCTGGAATTGTAGTCCGCGTGTCGCAGCCCACAGTTATGAAGTTGAAAAAGCGTTTTATCTGCAAAAAATGCAAACATATTAATGCAGTGAAA TTAGAATGGGAAAAACAGACGTTTAGGAGTATTAAACATTGTGAGGCATGTCGTTCGGAAAGTTTGACGGTTTCAACATCTTTAGAACAAGACGACTGTTCTGATTATCAAGAAATAAGGATTCAG gataaatataaaacagataCTAGAAGCTACTATTCAGTCGGTTTGCAAGTGGTTTTGTTGGATGATCTTGTAGACAAGTGTAAACCTGGAGATAAAATAGATGTCAG tggaaTAATTATACGGAAATGGGGTAAATTAAAAGCTGGTCATCGCGCGGAAGCTACAACGTTTTTAATGGCAAATAGCATTTCTGTATGCAAGAAAATTACAGATGCATTCTCAACAGCAGAGATAAAAGATACTTTTACAGCTTATTGGGAacattatcaaaataatatgttaTCCGGCAGAAACAATATTCTCGCTTCTATTTGTCCacaa CTATATGGGATGTACATTTCGAAATTAGCATTAGCTGTTGTTATGTGCGGCGGTGTATCGAAAACTAATGAATCAGGAACGCGTATAAGAGGTGAACCTCATCTTCTTCTAGTCGGAGATCCTGGTACTGGCAAGTCGCAATTGCTTCGTGTCGCATCTCGACTTGCTACACGGTCTGTCTTTACAACCGGTGTTGGAAGTACTGCCGCTGGACTTACAGCAGCTGCTGTCAAA GATTCTGATGGTTGGCATTTAGAAGCCGGGGCTTTAGTACTCGCAGATGGAG CCATTAATCCAAACGGCGGATGTTTTACGGGCGAAGAATGGAATACTTGCTTAGGAAATCCTCTTTTATCGCGATTCGATCTGATTCTTCTTCTAAGAGACACTCGAAATCTCGAATGGGACAAATTGACGTCGAGTCACATTTTGAAAATTGCCTGTGAAGATGAGGAAAACAATTC atATTCCGAAATGTACAAGGATCCTTGGAATTTAATGGGTTTGTGGTCAGAAGAGACTCTCCGTGAATATTTTGCACATGTACGTGCTTTAAAGCCAGTATTAACTgaagaagcaaaaaaaattctcagcGCAACTTATCTTTATCATAGGTCTGATCCACGTAGAAAGCCTGAGAGAACAACAGTCCGACTGTTAGATAGCCTTATCag ATTAGCTGAAGGCCATGCAAAACTTATGTATCGAAATAAAGTAGAAGTCATTGATGCTGTAACTGCAGCAGAATTGGTTGGAAccacattattaaataattcagatGCCGATTGTTCATTTCCAATTGATCCAATAGTAACATATCAATTAAAAG CAAAAGATTTACtcaaaaaattgaatttactGGAACTAGAAtcatgtatataa
- the LOC139111746 gene encoding DNA helicase MCM9 isoform X1, protein MFENYLLKHHAKDLEDILNAGENHLFYSIHVNFVSLFQADSETAQKVLHNPKHYLPLFNEAAVKAQKQLCKSEQVVKTRVHIRISAVPLKIDIGKIGELVLTSGIVVRVSQPTVMKLKKRFICKKCKHINAVKLEWEKQTFRSIKHCEACRSESLTVSTSLEQDDCSDYQEIRIQDKYKTDTRSYYSVGLQVVLLDDLVDKCKPGDKIDVSGIIIRKWGKLKAGHRAEATTFLMANSISVCKKITDAFSTAEIKDTFTAYWEHYQNNMLSGRNNILASICPQLYGMYISKLALAVVMCGGVSKTNESGTRIRGEPHLLLVGDPGTGKSQLLRVASRLATRSVFTTGVGSTAAGLTAAAVKDSDGWHLEAGALVLADGGVCCVDEFTTMSSHDRTSVHEAMEQQTISIAKAGMVSTLNSRCSVVAAINPNGGCFTGEEWNTCLGNPLLSRFDLILLLRDTRNLEWDKLTSSHILKIACEDEENNSYSEMYKDPWNLMGLWSEETLREYFAHVRALKPVLTEEAKKILSATYLYHRSDPRRKPERTTVRLLDSLIRLAEGHAKLMYRNKVEVIDAVTAAELVGTTLLNNSDADCSFPIDPIVTYQLKAKDLLKKLNLLELESCI, encoded by the exons ATGTTTGAAAATTATCTTTTGAAGCACCACGCGAAAGACTTGGAAGATATATTGAATGCCGGAGAAAATCATTTATTCTATTCGATACATGTAAA cTTTGTCTCTTTGTTCCAAGCTGATTCGGAAACTGCACAAAAAGTTTTGCACAATCCCAAGCACTATTTACCACTGTTCAATGAGGCAGCAGTTAAGGCTCAGAAGCAACTATGTAAATCAGAGCAAGTAGTTAAAACCAGA GTTCACATTAGAATTAGCGCAGTGCCATTGAAAATTGACATTGGAAAAATTGGCGAGTTAGTTTTGACATCTGGAATTGTAGTCCGCGTGTCGCAGCCCACAGTTATGAAGTTGAAAAAGCGTTTTATCTGCAAAAAATGCAAACATATTAATGCAGTGAAA TTAGAATGGGAAAAACAGACGTTTAGGAGTATTAAACATTGTGAGGCATGTCGTTCGGAAAGTTTGACGGTTTCAACATCTTTAGAACAAGACGACTGTTCTGATTATCAAGAAATAAGGATTCAG gataaatataaaacagataCTAGAAGCTACTATTCAGTCGGTTTGCAAGTGGTTTTGTTGGATGATCTTGTAGACAAGTGTAAACCTGGAGATAAAATAGATGTCAG tggaaTAATTATACGGAAATGGGGTAAATTAAAAGCTGGTCATCGCGCGGAAGCTACAACGTTTTTAATGGCAAATAGCATTTCTGTATGCAAGAAAATTACAGATGCATTCTCAACAGCAGAGATAAAAGATACTTTTACAGCTTATTGGGAacattatcaaaataatatgttaTCCGGCAGAAACAATATTCTCGCTTCTATTTGTCCacaa CTATATGGGATGTACATTTCGAAATTAGCATTAGCTGTTGTTATGTGCGGCGGTGTATCGAAAACTAATGAATCAGGAACGCGTATAAGAGGTGAACCTCATCTTCTTCTAGTCGGAGATCCTGGTACTGGCAAGTCGCAATTGCTTCGTGTCGCATCTCGACTTGCTACACGGTCTGTCTTTACAACCGGTGTTGGAAGTACTGCCGCTGGACTTACAGCAGCTGCTGTCAAA GATTCTGATGGTTGGCATTTAGAAGCCGGGGCTTTAGTACTCGCAGATGGAGGTGTGTGTTGCGTAGATGAATTCACGACAATGAGTTCTCATGACAGAACTTCTGTTCACGAAGCAATGGAACAGCAAACGATCTCTATCGCTAAAGCTGGTATGGTAAGCACATTAAACAGCCGCTGTTCCGTTGTTGCAGCCATTAATCCAAACGGCGGATGTTTTACGGGCGAAGAATGGAATACTTGCTTAGGAAATCCTCTTTTATCGCGATTCGATCTGATTCTTCTTCTAAGAGACACTCGAAATCTCGAATGGGACAAATTGACGTCGAGTCACATTTTGAAAATTGCCTGTGAAGATGAGGAAAACAATTC atATTCCGAAATGTACAAGGATCCTTGGAATTTAATGGGTTTGTGGTCAGAAGAGACTCTCCGTGAATATTTTGCACATGTACGTGCTTTAAAGCCAGTATTAACTgaagaagcaaaaaaaattctcagcGCAACTTATCTTTATCATAGGTCTGATCCACGTAGAAAGCCTGAGAGAACAACAGTCCGACTGTTAGATAGCCTTATCag ATTAGCTGAAGGCCATGCAAAACTTATGTATCGAAATAAAGTAGAAGTCATTGATGCTGTAACTGCAGCAGAATTGGTTGGAAccacattattaaataattcagatGCCGATTGTTCATTTCCAATTGATCCAATAGTAACATATCAATTAAAAG CAAAAGATTTACtcaaaaaattgaatttactGGAACTAGAAtcatgtatataa
- the LOC139111746 gene encoding DNA helicase MCM9 isoform X3 — protein MRQQLRLRSNYVHIRISAVPLKIDIGKIGELVLTSGIVVRVSQPTVMKLKKRFICKKCKHINAVKLEWEKQTFRSIKHCEACRSESLTVSTSLEQDDCSDYQEIRIQDKYKTDTRSYYSVGLQVVLLDDLVDKCKPGDKIDVSGIIIRKWGKLKAGHRAEATTFLMANSISVCKKITDAFSTAEIKDTFTAYWEHYQNNMLSGRNNILASICPQLYGMYISKLALAVVMCGGVSKTNESGTRIRGEPHLLLVGDPGTGKSQLLRVASRLATRSVFTTGVGSTAAGLTAAAVKDSDGWHLEAGALVLADGGVCCVDEFTTMSSHDRTSVHEAMEQQTISIAKAGMVSTLNSRCSVVAAINPNGGCFTGEEWNTCLGNPLLSRFDLILLLRDTRNLEWDKLTSSHILKIACEDEENNSYSEMYKDPWNLMGLWSEETLREYFAHVRALKPVLTEEAKKILSATYLYHRSDPRRKPERTTVRLLDSLIRLAEGHAKLMYRNKVEVIDAVTAAELVGTTLLNNSDADCSFPIDPIVTYQLKAKDLLKKLNLLELESCI, from the exons ATGAGGCAGCAGTTAAGGCTCAGAAGCAACTAT GTTCACATTAGAATTAGCGCAGTGCCATTGAAAATTGACATTGGAAAAATTGGCGAGTTAGTTTTGACATCTGGAATTGTAGTCCGCGTGTCGCAGCCCACAGTTATGAAGTTGAAAAAGCGTTTTATCTGCAAAAAATGCAAACATATTAATGCAGTGAAA TTAGAATGGGAAAAACAGACGTTTAGGAGTATTAAACATTGTGAGGCATGTCGTTCGGAAAGTTTGACGGTTTCAACATCTTTAGAACAAGACGACTGTTCTGATTATCAAGAAATAAGGATTCAG gataaatataaaacagataCTAGAAGCTACTATTCAGTCGGTTTGCAAGTGGTTTTGTTGGATGATCTTGTAGACAAGTGTAAACCTGGAGATAAAATAGATGTCAG tggaaTAATTATACGGAAATGGGGTAAATTAAAAGCTGGTCATCGCGCGGAAGCTACAACGTTTTTAATGGCAAATAGCATTTCTGTATGCAAGAAAATTACAGATGCATTCTCAACAGCAGAGATAAAAGATACTTTTACAGCTTATTGGGAacattatcaaaataatatgttaTCCGGCAGAAACAATATTCTCGCTTCTATTTGTCCacaa CTATATGGGATGTACATTTCGAAATTAGCATTAGCTGTTGTTATGTGCGGCGGTGTATCGAAAACTAATGAATCAGGAACGCGTATAAGAGGTGAACCTCATCTTCTTCTAGTCGGAGATCCTGGTACTGGCAAGTCGCAATTGCTTCGTGTCGCATCTCGACTTGCTACACGGTCTGTCTTTACAACCGGTGTTGGAAGTACTGCCGCTGGACTTACAGCAGCTGCTGTCAAA GATTCTGATGGTTGGCATTTAGAAGCCGGGGCTTTAGTACTCGCAGATGGAGGTGTGTGTTGCGTAGATGAATTCACGACAATGAGTTCTCATGACAGAACTTCTGTTCACGAAGCAATGGAACAGCAAACGATCTCTATCGCTAAAGCTGGTATGGTAAGCACATTAAACAGCCGCTGTTCCGTTGTTGCAGCCATTAATCCAAACGGCGGATGTTTTACGGGCGAAGAATGGAATACTTGCTTAGGAAATCCTCTTTTATCGCGATTCGATCTGATTCTTCTTCTAAGAGACACTCGAAATCTCGAATGGGACAAATTGACGTCGAGTCACATTTTGAAAATTGCCTGTGAAGATGAGGAAAACAATTC atATTCCGAAATGTACAAGGATCCTTGGAATTTAATGGGTTTGTGGTCAGAAGAGACTCTCCGTGAATATTTTGCACATGTACGTGCTTTAAAGCCAGTATTAACTgaagaagcaaaaaaaattctcagcGCAACTTATCTTTATCATAGGTCTGATCCACGTAGAAAGCCTGAGAGAACAACAGTCCGACTGTTAGATAGCCTTATCag ATTAGCTGAAGGCCATGCAAAACTTATGTATCGAAATAAAGTAGAAGTCATTGATGCTGTAACTGCAGCAGAATTGGTTGGAAccacattattaaataattcagatGCCGATTGTTCATTTCCAATTGATCCAATAGTAACATATCAATTAAAAG CAAAAGATTTACtcaaaaaattgaatttactGGAACTAGAAtcatgtatataa